Genomic DNA from Oryza sativa Japonica Group chromosome 5, ASM3414082v1:
TGATCCAAATATATATCCTTTTCACTATTCAAATGATTTATAGTTTGTCATGCCCCCCTAACTCATTACATTCCCTTAAAAAAAGGTCCCACAAAGAGAAGCGTTCTTCATATGCTCCTGAAGCTGGTGTGAGGTATGATGGAGTTTACAGGATTGAAAAATGTTGGAGGAAGATTAGTGTTCAGGTAACGCCATTCTCTTGTACACAGCTTTGTGAATGTTGCTTTGTAGTTTTGTGCTCTGCAGTTCATCAGTTGATAATTCTTTTTATTGGAAACATAATGGATATTTTGCTGTCTTGTCTCTTAGGGTAAATTCAAGGTTTGCAGGTATCTCTTTGTACGTTGTGACAATGAACCAGCTCCTTGGACTAGGTTCGTTGAAATGCTTACTTTTGACTTGAGACATGCATATTGTTCATTATTCATTTGAGCAACACATTTTGTTCATACTGACATTATGTTATTTGGTTTTAAGTGATATTTATGGTGACCGTCCGAGGCCACTCCCCAAAGTTGATGAGCTGAAAGGTGCAACAGACATATCAGAGAGGAAAGGAACTCCTTCATGGGACTTTGATGTATGTGCCTGTTTCTATGTGATGCAATATCATCATATAATGCTTTATTTTGGCTCCATGTCACCATACTATGCTACCGCTAACCTCTGATTTCTATTGGTTCATAACAGGAGAAAGAAGGCTGGAAGTGGGTGAAGCCTCCACCAATCAGCAGAAAGCCTAACCTATCAGgggatcctgcaactgacaaggaAATCCGGAGGGTTGCAAGGCGTGCCCAGATGTCTGTGACTGAAAGGCTGCTGAAAGGTTCTTTCTGTTGCATGCTTGTTATTTAGATATGTACTATTACAACTTGTGTTCGTAGCTTCGAAGCACTAAATTGCTCACTCTATATTGGTTTATGTTTCCTGCAGAGTTTGGATGTTCCATTTGCAAGCAAGTGATGAAGGAACCACTCACTACTCCATGTGCTCATAACTTCTGCAAGTTGTGTTTGGTTGGGACATATGGTAGTCAATCGTCTATGAGGGAGAGAAGCCGGGGTGGGCGGACTCTAAGGGCACAGAAGATTGTGAAGAAGTGCCCTTCATGTCCAACTGATATTTGTGACTTCCTAGAGAATCCACAGGTACAACAAGTTTATGTTTGTTGAAGCATGCTATTACATGTAATTTTCTTGCTCATGCTTGGCTTTGTTTGCTTCTTTCAGATCAATCGAGAGATGATGGATTTGATTGAGTCCTTGCAAAGAAAGGCTGTTGAAGAAGGAGATACCAAGACAAGCTCAGATGTTAGCAATGGTGCTGAGTCATCTGGAGATGATGGAAACAACGAAGCTTTAGAGAAGGGAGAGGATGATAGCAGCTTGAAGGATGATGGCAGCTTGAAGGATGATGGCAAAGTGGTCAAGGCTGTGGTTGTAATCAAGGAAGAGGACCTGCAGCCTAAGAAGAGCAAAGGAGAAGATGAGAAAGAACAAGGTGACAAGAAGATGGACAGTGCTGATGTGGTGGACATTGCAGTTGAAAAGAAACAGGCGACGAAGCGGGCTTCTGAGAAGGCTGAGAAGAAGCAGGCAAGGAAGCGCAAGGGGGATGCTGTTGCCACAAATGATGGTAAAAGGATGAAAACAGGTGGTGATGCTATGGAGACAGCAGCGGAAGAGGATGCTCCCCTGAGCGGCGGAACTCCTGTGAAGCGCAACAGCAGGAAGAGTAGTGAGGTTGATGCCAAAGGCGGTGGCGGTAGTCCTGTTGTGAGCAGCCCTCGCAGGGTGACGAGGAGCAATGCCAAGGCTAGCGGTGAAGCTGATGGTAGCCCTGCGACAAGGACCAGGAGGGCTACCCGCGCTGAAGCCTGAATGAAGATGGATGAATGGCTGGTTGGCTGGCTGTAGAGGGGAAGAAGACGGAGACTGGAGCCATTTTGGGGTCGTATTCGTATATTCTATCTATTTAGTAATTTAGGCCGTTTGCCTTGTGCTGTTGCTCTAGCTCTTTTGATCCACAAGGGGTGAACTGGAACTGCCGCGGTGTGCTTTTGGGATGGCTTGGGTTGGGTTGTTAGTTGAAGgaatatatacttatatacagTGGTTGCTTTACCTTTACCTGTATGGATGTATGATGGATGTTCCTCATACAACTTTCCAATTCCAATTACTGGCATGGTTTGCCTTGGATTCTCATGCTACTCCTTTTCCTAGCACTATCATTGTTTGCCTTGTTTCTTGCTGCAATGTCTTGTAAACCATCTCATCTAATCTGCTGCTTAGAGCTCCTATATGTTAGCTCTTAAATTTGCCACATAAGATTAAGGGATGGGATGAGGTGAATGAGAGAAGTTAGGAGAGAATGAGCATTGGGTAATCTCCACAATTTTCAAAACAAGTGTAAGATGGTGTGAGAGTGAATTAATATTAGAGGTTGTGTATTATATGTGATATATTGCACTTGTTACCTTTTAATTAATGAGTAGATGATATATTTAAATTAGAGGTTGTATTCACCActactataaaacttgcccttagACTTGTAAGTTTGCCTAGCTAGGTCTGCACAGCACTCTTTTTTGCAGGTTTTGAGATTGATGTGCAATGAACTCCAACAGCTCGTGTACTATTTCCCCATGCAGTTGTGTGATGTGCAAGGGGTGAAGAAGGGGCACAAGAGTCAGAGACACATGTACTAGTAGTACATGAAATGAATGAATCAAGGCGCAGTCAATCTGAGAAGAGAATGAATGTACTTTCGGTGGTCAATCTCAACCAAAGACTCGACTACTCAACTCATCAACTGTACAGCTTCCAGTTCTCATCTCTCAGAGAGTCAATCACATTCACACGCACACACTTGTTGCTCTACTGAAGTAGTAGTACCGTTACAATACCAACCAGTTCACAGCTCCATCCATACACAGGGCAAAACTGATGATCCCTCTCATAATTTTAGTGGAGGTGATGCCTTGCCTGGCAGAGCCTTTCATTCATCATTACACTCACAGGTCACAAACTTTGGCTCCCTGATAGTCAAATAAATACTTAGCAAAACTGGGAATTCCCTAGTTTATCATTACAGCTTCTTGTGCCCTCCAGTTAGTGATTAGGTTTGCTCCAAGGTCGTACGGCAAGTTGAGTTCGCGGTGCCGACAGAATTGCTTTCTTGGTCTGGGGAGCTTGATGGACTTGCATCTTTAGTGTCCAAGCTGATGAGCGACCTATTTCTCCCAGCCCTAGACCGGACATTGTTCCCCACAGGAAAAGGCTCCTGCAATAATAATATGTATCTTTATCAGAAAataataatatgtataaaacCGCCATGTCAATCATTTTGTGCGAATAGGGTCAGTCAGAAGTGGTCACTCATATGGTATATTTAGTGTATACAATAAGCACTAGAGATATTCACACCTGATCTCCTGCATTTGGACCATCTTTGTGGAAAAGCATAGGTCGACACCATTTGTCTTCATTCATCAGGCTAGAATTCTGAAAATGAGCAATCAAAGCACTCCTTCCTTGAATCCGGGCGTATGCGAGCGACGCCACCTTTTCACTATTGAATTTCTCCCATTTCTTGCCATTAAATGTCTGCAGCAAATGTCAAGTCCAATTAATCCTATGCATACTTTCAATTAGAAAATGCCAGGGGAAAACTGGCAGTACTCTACAGGGCAGaaatactttttaaaaaatcttcCTCCCACAAAAAAGAATGCaacacaataataaaaatactgtTATATCATATGCTATGCTTAGATCTTGGAAGGTACATTAAAAACGGAGAAGCTTAACTAGTAATGCATGCATGATATGTATACCTTATAGAATGGGATTATGTGCTGCGGATCAGTCATATTGATAAAAGCATACCCCACATTACATTTGTTCTGAGAAAAGTGAACATTGCAAAAGTCAGTCCTGAAATTGTACTCACAGTTGCAATCTTTTacactaagaaaaaaaaagtagaccTTAAAATCAATTGGGAGATAGATGAAATCGTAGGTTCCACGGTGGTTCTCATCAATGACAGCCAAAAGCAGCTTACAGTTGTACCTGTGGATCACATCAAGTATGACTTGAGtcaacagaagaaaaaaaagatacctGAGTAATGTGCAAGACAGCTGGCAACCGGTGGCAAGATGTGCAGAACCTACTTGTTTGGTATGTTCTTGATCATCAGGGTGGTGCGTGAATCTTCACCCTTTGCTATGCGATCAATGTCAAGCTCAAATTGCCGTTTGTTTTCAGACTGTGCAGGATTTCCATCATGTCTGCGACTCCTCATCCGATCATTAGTAGCATCGTATGAAGTGGAAACATGGATCATAGGATTCCGACCATTGATTGCATTGCACATTTGCTGAAGGGATTGAAATCCACCGCCAACTGGGGAGAACAAGGCCTCCCTAAAATTTCCTCTGCTGGATGCAAAGGCAGATAATTCTGATGGATATAACTGAGGGCTACCATGCAAACCTATGCTTCCGAGAGATCCTGGATGAAAAGAGTGCACATTTCCAAAACTGCCTCCATTGTCAGGAGCTGAACCCAAGTGATGCTGGTCCATGGGATAAGAACCTGTGTTCAGCATGTGAGGCGGCACACCAGGATAACTATGCACGTGCATTGGGTGCTGCAAGTTCGACCACAGTATTGGAGCTGAGGGACTTTGTGGAAAAACATTTGTGTGGTTCCAGGTGTAGTGATATCCATGAAGGGGGCAACTTCCAATTTCAGTAAAGCCAAATGCTGCAAAAAACAATTTCTGTGCTGATGaaattctaacaaaaaaaatcattaagcTGGTCAATTCATCAACTACATcatccaatatttccaaaaaggTTCACCATTATGTTGTTATGATAATAAAAACATAGGTTAGTAAAGCCAACAATGAGCAGTTGAAGCTGAGAACTGTTACCTTCATTATTTTGATCAAAAGAATGACCGCAAAAACCAGCAGGGCCCACTTTTTGGATATTGTGATCCACTCCGTCTTGTCTAGAGCTAGCATTCCTACCACTTACTGTCATGGACTTAGAGTTATTACAAATGCGGTTGTGATGCTCTGGCAATGAGCGTGGGTGGAGGGTTTGTATTCCACGTCCAAAGTTTCCTTGACCAAGAGGTCCACTAAGATCGCCAACAGAGGCTTGATTATTGTGCTGAAGTGTAGATTTAATTCTGATAGGTGAAGATAAAATTTGAGGACCAGTCGTAGAGATGCACTGGGTTGGGCTCTCCAATTGTTGGTTAACtggagaaaataaattatgaacAGTGCTGTTGTCCTGACATTTGGTGCCCAACTTTCCTGTTTTGGCATGAAAAAGGGCAAAATAAGTAATGATCAACAATTTCCAAAATATATCCAAGTAATATATTGTACCAATGGTCCCAGGTGAAGAGTTTTTAGGTTGGTGAGGCAAACTGTCTTGCTTCCATTCTCTAGAATGTTGCTGCCTCAAGCTGTTAAGTACATAAATAAAATCTTCACCACACTAATCAAATAACgcttaaaaaaaagttacacgCCCAGTTGGTTTGTCCCTAATGAAAATTTAAAAGGTTCAAGTGATTGACATAGAGTTGATATTTGGCTGTTCCACAAAATGAAAGAACGACCAATAGGTGTGTTAGTGGCTGCAAAGCTATGAGAAAAACCGTGAATGAGAACTTGAGATACATTCCTTGCATCTAGGAGTATTTGCATAATTTTACCTAAGAAAACAGTGAACATATTTTATTATGATATTATCCCATCTCCCAAAGGTAACTAACATACTAAACCTATAGTATGAAGGAAGGCAACGATAGCTAGCACGAGTATGAAAAGATAATACCAAAAACGGGTAGAAAAAAATTCAGCCAAGCAAATTACCAAGATCCTGCCTCTCCATGTTGGCTAAGTTCAACCTTGAACTTTGGGCCTGAAATTCCACCCTTATTAAGGTCATGTAGTGCTTCTTCTGCTGCTCTAACATCATAGAACTCTACAAACTTCTTGGTGCAGCTTATAGGAGAGCTGGAAATCTATAAACAACAAATGATTACCATAGTGTGTGGATTTCAGTTTTGTAGTCAATTACTCAATTATGGCAGTATAGCTACCTCCTTTACATCACCATAAACACTGAGCATTTGGAGAAGATCATCATTGGAGATGGAAGAATCAATGTTAGATACCACCAACATTCCCTTATCAATATCCTTGCCTGGAACATTTTCCTAGCAAAGTACGCGACATGACAGCATCAGATATTAAGTGTTTATCTATTGAACTCATAAAGTGGCATGCAGACAGATTTAGAGCAAATATATAGCATGTTAGAAGTAGCGCAATTACCGGAACGACTGCGTGTCTCAGTACTATGTAACAACAGCATTTAATTTTCAAAACATAGAATATAAATGATTATTGCATGCTAAAAGGAACAAAAACCAATAAATAAACAAGGGGCACCAGTAAAAGTAATAGCATGATTTTGTAGCAAGTTAGAATGAAAAATGAAACAGAACAACATTGCCCAAGTAACAAATGGCATGATAAGGAAGATATATAGATTAGGTAGCATGCCTAATTCAAAACTACTGATATTATTATGCATACCTTAGGAAAAGAAAATTGCACATCAAGTTTCATCAGCCCCAGAGGCTTGCTATGCAGCGCTCTCATTGCATTTTGGGCTGCTCTTATGTCATAATAAGAAACAGTTACAAACCCATGGTGCTTGAAGGAGGTATAGAGCATGCGAATGTCCCCGTATTGCTgaaagatatatatgtgtgtatataggTTCAAAAGGATATTGTTTACTAAActaaaaccaaaatttgaaatgAAATAAGGAAAAGGTTCAATACCTGAAACAGAACCGTCAGATCAGAATCCTCGATGTTAGCAGTAATATTTCTGACTACAAGAGTTCGGGAAGGTTGTTTATTGATGGAGTGTCCTGAAGAAATTTGGCTCTTGAAGGATCCATCCTGAACTTTGTCACCTTTTACGGAATCATTGTTTTCAAGTTCCATTCCTCCTCCAGTGCAGAATATATCTTCATCGGCATCATCCTGGTTGGTCGACATGCCAGTAAATTCAAATCCATCGGCAATACCTGATAttaaatcatcatcatcatcaggaaGGAGATCTCCAATAGTTTGAGCTTCTATCGCTTCCATGGACTCTAGAGGTTCATCACTGTCGTAGATGGAGGTATGTGTCCCAGTAGATTGACAAAGAACACCACTTACTATTTCTCTCGCTGCAGAACATCATGAACTCTTAGAAAAGATTAATCTTCAATGAACAATATTGTGGTTTCTTTCAAAAACAGTACTTTTGGTTGTAGTGCAACTAAGATGATAAAATTCTACTATCAACATGGCTtgtaggggaaaaaaagaaggcaaAGGGAACTCACATTTGCCACTGAATACTTCAGAGAGGGAGCTGGATGAAAGTCCCTTCCCATAACCAGGCACATGTTGATCAGCAGTAGTTGGTTCAACAAAAGCTGTTTCTCTTGTAGACAAGCCAAGCCTCGATATGGGGTTTGTGAGGATCTCACCCCAAGAAAGTGACGGTGAACCTGAAGCATTTTCTTGCCGCATCAAATTGCTGAGGCTAAGGATGTCCAGGCCCTTGAAGGCTTGACCTCCTGGAGTTTCCGGATCTCCTGCATGATTTGCTCCATTGGGTTGGATCTTTTCAAGTGGAGAAGCAAAAACTGACTTGCTCCCTGCCATTAATGATCACAGTCAGTTCCTGAAGAACTATTTAACCTATCACCATATTACAACCTTCAATACATGTATCATATGATAAATTGATCATTTAATATCGAACTGTGCTAAATTAACTGTCCAACTAGTTCCTACCAAACTGTCTTGGGACAAAATTCCGTAAGCATTCTCCCACAAGTAAAGTTCCTACTCATTCCCTGCTGAACTGTTTCAGGGATATCTTTACCTACCAAAATTGGATACTTGATCACTTTTAGCCAACCAGTGCAGTATCTAGTCTAAACAGGAAATCCCTGGCAGTAAATAATCTGAACTAATAAAATGATACAACAGCCTAAAAATTCTGGTTTTATAGGTTATAGTTAGTTAGTTAAATTGGTGGCAAAGAACGGGCGGGAAGTGACCACAATAACAAGCAATCACCAATATCTCCCATAAACATGAAAGATGAGTTCCCGAACTGTTCTTTCAAGCATAAGTTGGGTAAGGCAAGTCAGGTATGATCTATTTAGGAGATTACTATTAACAAGAATACAGAAGAGAGCACCAATCTGAATAATTTCCATCATGTAAGAAGCAACAACCATGAGATAATAATTTTCAAATGAAGCATGATCCACACCTTTGTGATCCACCATTGACTCTGAATTCCAAAATCCAACTTGCCTCTGCAATGAAGCATGGAAGGGAAAATAATTGAGGTGCTACAGTCTTGCAGAATAAAAAGAAATCAGTGGCAGGCAGGATGGTTTTCTGGTTTGTTTATTACTAGTACCTCTGTAGGGACAAGGTCCTGAGAGAAGAATGAAGATGAGGAGTCGTCTGAAGTTGGGGTGAATGGCGACAGGTGCCTCCTGTCAATGGCTCCAGAAGCTATCACCATAGGTGCAATGGAagagcccttttttttttcctgcctTGGGTCACTTTGGGATTCCTGTTTTTGTGGTTTCTTCACCGCCTCAATCTCTCAAACTTTTGGCCCCTTTCATCAACTTCCTGCACAAGGACAGGAGAGATTAGCAACAGGACAcccaaaagaaagagagaagatgtGTGCCCCTCAAGGGTTAGGGATTAGAGGAGAGCAACTACACATGTACAAAAAGATGGCCCATTCCAACAAGGAGAAAATATATTTCTCTTAAACCAGCAGAGGATAAACTGAATCGAGccaaaagagaaggaaaaaaaaaggcagggTAAAAATGAGAAACCAGCTCCTTCTTTATTAATGAAAAAGAGGCAGCCCTCCTGCCCTcttattcgaaaaaaaaaagagaaaccagCAGGTGGTGAGGCAAGAAGAGGTGGTGGTGATCTCATAATAAAACTTGTGTAAGAAAAAGATGTGACGATTAAGCTGAAGCctctagaaattttggcatgaggGGAGGAAAGGACGACTCAGCTCAcctgaagcagcagcagcaaagaaATGAAGAGGTTGCAGGAGGtggaaagggagagagaagattAATGGCAAAATGCAGTAGTAACAGGGAGGGAAAGGAAGCAGAGCAGAGGTGGTTGGGGttgggattggattggattggggtTTGCTTATATGAAAGAAATGGTTGCTTGCTGAAAATGCAAGTTGCTTCTCGGTGAGCGTAAGGCAGCGATTCCAAAGAAAAGAAGCAAGGACATGGAGATGGAAATGGACATTAGCTTAGCTTAACTAgttggagaagagagagagaggcggggaACCCTGGCCAGGGGCTTCATCTCCTTCTTCCCCCGCACTGCAAGCAAACAAGAGACGAGAACCGCCCCTGGCCCtccaaaataatattaatagaaaaaaacaaatctttttTCGCGTTGCCTTGCCGCCGCACGCAAACAAACAATAACGCAAACAACAAGGCGAGCAGCAGGAGTACTAGCCTAGTTTGCCACtactctcctcttctcttcttcccttgTTCGGGTCGGGCACGCGGGAgaggaaagaggaagaagaagaagaagaagaagagaccaACCTCCATCCATGCCATCCGTAGAGCAATCAATAATAGAGCCATGCCATATCATAGAATAGGAAGAGGGGAGAGCAGAGCGACAGACACGAGGAGGAAGACCACATACCAACACAACGACACGAGAGTACTAGATGCTCTCTTGAGTACCACTGTCCGTAAGACAGACACACAATGACAACACACAACGTACACAAGAGCTAGAGGGAGGCGAGAGGAGAAAACAATTGTTGGACCTGGATTCCCCATACCGTATGCTCTTGTAGAATTTTTGGAAACTTCTTGTGCATCTAAAATAGAGTGAtatattagcacataattaattaaataattattatattaaaaaacttgaaaatagattaatagtTTTTAAAGAAgctttactatatatatatatatatatatatatatatatatatatatatatatatatatatatattaagaaaACACATTATTAGTTGTTTGGAAAACGTTAGCGTGAAAAATGAGGAGTAGAAATTAGAAAAGTGTAGTGACGAATGCACCCGGCTAGCTCTACGTGGTCGTCTCAAAATGTCAGGAGTTTTAAGATTGAAAGAAAGTTAATGGAATTAAATGGGGAgtattatgattggttgagaagatgAGATGTATAAAGAGATAGTGAGATATGTCATAGTGAACCAACAAAATAATTATTAGGGTTGTGTATTAGAGGTAATGTATTATACATGTTGCCTCTTAATTATTAAGTAGATGACATGGTTAAGATTAGAGGTGGTAGTCACATCTACTataaaacttgctctaagacaATTATTCCTTACCTTTACACACATTTTGATGTAGTGATGAttaaaagtgaacttattaaataaataaaataaggtaaagataaatttattttagggcGGAGGGAATTGAATAAGGAATTGGGAGAGCAAAGTGCAATGCAGGAGGCGTAACCTCTCCCGTTCACGCGAGACGGTTGTCATCACCTCCCGTGTCCTGCCTAATAGTGATAttaatataaatttgaaaatactctttaaaaatctatagaaaagttattttaaaaaatcatattaatctattttcaatttcaaaataattaatatttaacaCGCTAATTTATCACCTTGTTTAGTGTATCTTATCGATTTTCTCATTTCCTCTCTTTTCAAACGCTCTCTAAGTTGGCGTTATACACTTATCTTCATGGTATATAACTCCTACTTTATTAGTGGTAGTTGATATAATATGGTATTTCCTCGATCCCAAAATACAACTTCtgcatttttaattttgttcaaaatataacaacctaatATTTGTATGAAGTGACATTTAACACTAAACTACCTATAGTACTTTTGGTATTATTTAAACCCTAACTATTTAGGTCTATATATAATCCATCCTGAGAAGATAATTTTATTTAACCCTCTCTTTAATGGAAACATATCCTActcacattgtttttttttaaaaaaacatatcctATGTATACTAGCCTCCCATGTACACCAACTAGCAATTGTCACAGAAAATTCTACAAAAAATTGGACACatacttccaatagtattacacttacatgtgaaatcttatctttaaattcattatattttagccgtaataaaaaagacaaaatccTGACAGATTTTTACCTGTAAAACTGTtagatttttcactttttttgttacggctaaaatataatgaatttgaatatgagactttgcatatatgtgtaatactattagTAGTAAATGccttttttatagaatttttcgTGATATTTGCTAGTTAGTGTGTATGAAGTGTGTACGGGAGGTTTTTGTGCATAAAATATATGATCCCCTCTTTTATATCCGCGTCGAAAGTAAAATTTTGTTATATTTAACTCTTTAATATCCACATCGAAAGTtaaattttgttatattttgagatggtgCAACGGCCGTGTCACATCCATTGAAGGTTAGATGGAGGAGTAtaggaggcagcagcagcatatTGATGGCGAACATATCTTTATCTTAAACATGTGGATATTGGCCATTGATTACTCCAAAAGAAATAATCTCTTCGAAAATCACGTGTCCACATCACGTGTATCTTATGCTTCCGCAAACAACTAAACCACTACTATTAccttataataataataataataataataataataataataataataataataataactactactccttccgtttcagtttgtaagatgttttgactttggtaaaATCAGACTACttcaaatttgattaaatttatagaacataataataatattttcaactcaacacaaatttattatgaaaatatgttCGATTgttgatttaataaaattaatttggtattataaatattactatatttatacataaacttagttaaatttaaagtagtttaagtttgaccaaaatcaaaacttcTTATGATGATTGATACGATACAGTATCTTTCTCTCTGTGTTCTCGAGCTAGCTATAGCTGACTTGCATGATAGAGTAATGTTGATGTCATGTACTTACTGATTGATTCATGGTTGGCACGTACTAGATGCTATGGATTTTGTCTACTGTCTTGAGCGTgtatatggatatatatatagagagagagaccaGTAGTATCTTGAGATTTTGGATCCAAATTCTATCATTAAAGGAAAAATCCGAAAATGTAAGATAGTAATTGCTGCTGTAGCTAACTAGTAACATCCTGCGACGCGACGCGTGCATGTTTGTTCGTACTACAGTCTTCCAACAGAAGCTTTGTTGTTTTTCCTTCCTCCTAggtagtactccatccgttccaatATGTATCAATCTAGAATGAGAAATAGATCTAATCCCATGCTAGATTGCTACATATTGAGATGGAGGGGATAGTATGGTAGAAGCAGCAACAATAATACATACAACACAACATGATCTGCGTATGGCACGTAacaatacatacatacatacatgtgaCGGCTTAACGGCGTAGAAGTGGCTTCGGCTCACTATGTTAGAGCCACACCACCTCATGACACATGCAGTCTTCTTTCTCCTTTCACACGGTTTGTTGACGAGACagtaaaagagagaaaaaaagaggtcAAGGAGGCCTCCTCCATCGCTCGGGTCTGGCGGCTCCATTCCCGatctcctcctcacctcctctGCAGATTCGGTGGCATTGGTAGCGGATGTGCTGATGCGGTGTCCTCGACAACAGCGACTGCGTGTGGTACGTGAGGGACCAGGCATGGCGGGGGTGGGGTGAGCTTTCCAGGATCGAT
This window encodes:
- the LOC4337533 gene encoding E3 ubiquitin-protein ligase ORTHRUS 2; amino-acid sequence: MPDLPCDGDGVCMVCRVASPPEVDLLRCSTCATPWHSPCLSKPPALADAAQWSCPDCSGDSTDAPPPAPAPLAPGSAGQLVAAIRAIECDATLSDQEKARRRQELLGGAAPAGADADDDEGDDVLEVIGKNFSCAFCMKLPERPVTTPCGHNFCLKCFQKWIHSGKRTCGKCRAQIPAKMAEQPRINSALVSVIRMAKVSKNANSAVSAAAYHYIRNDDRPDKAFTTERAKRAGKANASSGQIFVTIPPDHFGPILAENDPKRSIGVLVGDTWEDRLECRQWGAHFPHVAGIAGQSTHGAQSVALSGGYVDDEDHGEWFLYTGSGGRDLSGNKRTNKEQSSDQKFEKLNAALRISCLKGYPVRVVRSHKEKRSSYAPEAGVRYDGVYRIEKCWRKISVQGKFKVCRYLFVRCDNEPAPWTSDIYGDRPRPLPKVDELKGATDISERKGTPSWDFDEKEGWKWVKPPPISRKPNLSGDPATDKEIRRVARRAQMSVTERLLKEFGCSICKQVMKEPLTTPCAHNFCKLCLVGTYGSQSSMRERSRGGRTLRAQKIVKKCPSCPTDICDFLENPQINREMMDLIESLQRKAVEEGDTKTSSDVSNGAESSGDDGNNEALEKGEDDSSLKDDGSLKDDGKVVKAVVVIKEEDLQPKKSKGEDEKEQGDKKMDSADVVDIAVEKKQATKRASEKAEKKQARKRKGDAVATNDGKRMKTGGDAMETAAEEDAPLSGGTPVKRNSRKSSEVDAKGGGGSPVVSSPRRVTRSNAKASGEADGSPATRTRRATRAEA
- the LOC4337535 gene encoding protein MEI2-like 3 — translated: MVIASGAIDRRHLSPFTPTSDDSSSSFFSQDLVPTERQVGFWNSESMVDHKGSKSVFASPLEKIQPNGANHAGDPETPGGQAFKGLDILSLSNLMRQENASGSPSLSWGEILTNPISRLGLSTRETAFVEPTTADQHVPGYGKGLSSSSLSEVFSGKSREIVSGVLCQSTGTHTSIYDSDEPLESMEAIEAQTIGDLLPDDDDDLISGIADGFEFTGMSTNQDDADEDIFCTGGGMELENNDSVKGDKVQDGSFKSQISSGHSINKQPSRTLVVRNITANIEDSDLTVLFQQYGDIRMLYTSFKHHGFVTVSYYDIRAAQNAMRALHSKPLGLMKLDVQFSFPKENVPGKDIDKGMLVVSNIDSSISNDDLLQMLSVYGDVKEISSSPISCTKKFVEFYDVRAAEEALHDLNKGGISGPKFKVELSQHGEAGSCLRQQHSREWKQDSLPHQPKNSSPGTIGKLGTKCQDNSTVHNLFSPVNQQLESPTQCISTTGPQILSSPIRIKSTLQHNNQASVGDLSGPLGQGNFGRGIQTLHPRSLPEHHNRICNNSKSMTVSGRNASSRQDGVDHNIQKVGPAGFCGHSFDQNNEAFGFTEIGSCPLHGYHYTWNHTNVFPQSPSAPILWSNLQHPMHVHSYPGVPPHMLNTGSYPMDQHHLGSAPDNGGSFGNVHSFHPGSLGSIGLHGSPQLYPSELSAFASSRGNFREALFSPVGGGFQSLQQMCNAINGRNPMIHVSTSYDATNDRMRSRRHDGNPAQSENKRQFELDIDRIAKGEDSRTTLMIKNIPNKYNCKLLLAVIDENHRGTYDFIYLPIDFKNKCNVGYAFINMTDPQHIIPFYKTFNGKKWEKFNSEKVASLAYARIQGRSALIAHFQNSSLMNEDKWCRPMLFHKDGPNAGDQEPFPVGNNVRSRAGRNRSLISLDTKDASPSSSPDQESNSVGTANSTCRTTLEQT
- the LOC4337535 gene encoding protein MEI2-like 3 isoform X1; its protein translation is MVIASGAIDRRHLSPFTPTSDDSSSSFFSQDLVPTERQVGFWNSESMVDHKGSKSVFASPLEKIQPNGANHAGDPETPGGQAFKGLDILSLSNLMRQENASGSPSLSWGEILTNPISRLGLSTRETAFVEPTTADQHVPGYGKGLSSSSLSEVFSGKCIADGFEFTGMSTNQDDADEDIFCTGGGMELENNDSVKGDKVQDGSFKSQISSGHSINKQPSRTLVVRNITANIEDSDLTVLFQQYGDIRMLYTSFKHHGFVTVSYYDIRAAQNAMRALHSKPLGLMKLDVQFSFPKENVPGKDIDKGMLVVSNIDSSISNDDLLQMLSVYGDVKEISSSPISCTKKFVEFYDVRAAEEALHDLNKGGISGPKFKVELSQHGEAGSCLRQQHSREWKQDSLPHQPKNSSPGTIGKLGTKCQDNSTVHNLFSPVNQQLESPTQCISTTGPQILSSPIRIKSTLQHNNQASVGDLSGPLGQGNFGRGIQTLHPRSLPEHHNRICNNSKSMTVSGRNASSRQDGVDHNIQKVGPAGFCGHSFDQNNEAFGFTEIGSCPLHGYHYTWNHTNVFPQSPSAPILWSNLQHPMHVHSYPGVPPHMLNTGSYPMDQHHLGSAPDNGGSFGNVHSFHPGSLGSIGLHGSPQLYPSELSAFASSRGNFREALFSPVGGGFQSLQQMCNAINGRNPMIHVSTSYDATNDRMRSRRHDGNPAQSENKRQFELDIDRIAKGEDSRTTLMIKNIPNKYNCKLLLAVIDENHRGTYDFIYLPIDFKNKCNVGYAFINMTDPQHIIPFYKTFNGKKWEKFNSEKVASLAYARIQGRSALIAHFQNSSLMNEDKWCRPMLFHKDGPNAGDQEPFPVGNNVRSRAGRNRSLISLDTKDASPSSSPDQESNSVGTANSTCRTTLEQT